A genomic segment from Nitrospira lenta encodes:
- a CDS encoding right-handed parallel beta-helix repeat-containing protein, whose translation MTNDITVVLRGGRYQLADTMRFDHRDSGMNGFQVIYRSFSGEHAELSGGHRITGWTTAKNGLAQANVGSNRFRQLYVNGIRATRARTPNAPEFSRLLRWDEATQQIVTRPHSIASWSDTPSVELIIMKQWTQNNLRVESFLERDEGLFIQPREPDRTKAFLGHLYLRLEAQSYYFENALELLDVPGEWYLRVPTEEVFYLPRGTEDLSQATVMAPHIEQLLDVRGAAGNPVHHLAFIGLTFEYAGWTEPSEEGFAVSQGDVIDHGTTPSSGRVTAAVNFTHAHHIQFERNTLQHLGGTGLVLHTGVTDVQVVGNRFRDLSGSGIVIDSLLEKRTIDPRFVCQNILIANNLITDIGLDYRSSIGIFAGFVSNTSIEHNDIHDTPYTGISVGWGWTDADTLLGANRIVGNRIYRVMTTMADGAGIYTLSKQSGTIIQDNYIYDLLRSPWAGNAPISAIYLDEGSSGITMANNALERVPLGIFLHRASGNTIVNTVGTYEERWGAKNNSFQLDPEHSLDTVRSQAGLEPTFKDLHSIE comes from the coding sequence GAACTCAGTGGCGGACACCGAATTACAGGCTGGACCACGGCAAAGAACGGACTCGCTCAAGCCAACGTCGGATCCAATCGATTTCGGCAACTCTACGTAAACGGCATCCGCGCCACGAGAGCCCGCACACCAAACGCGCCGGAGTTTTCTCGATTGCTTCGATGGGACGAAGCCACCCAACAAATTGTCACGCGTCCACACTCTATCGCTTCATGGTCCGACACCCCGTCGGTTGAGCTGATTATCATGAAGCAATGGACACAAAACAATCTGCGCGTGGAATCGTTCCTTGAACGGGATGAGGGTCTCTTTATCCAACCACGAGAACCTGACCGGACCAAGGCGTTCCTTGGGCACCTTTACCTCCGCCTTGAGGCACAAAGTTATTATTTTGAAAATGCACTCGAACTACTTGATGTCCCCGGCGAATGGTATCTGCGCGTCCCCACAGAAGAGGTCTTCTATCTCCCACGTGGGACAGAAGATCTCTCCCAAGCAACCGTCATGGCCCCACATATCGAACAGCTCCTCGACGTGCGTGGGGCCGCTGGGAATCCGGTCCATCATCTCGCTTTCATAGGGCTCACGTTCGAGTACGCCGGCTGGACCGAGCCGAGCGAGGAAGGCTTTGCCGTGAGCCAAGGCGATGTGATTGATCATGGGACCACGCCATCATCGGGACGGGTCACAGCCGCGGTCAATTTTACACATGCTCATCATATTCAATTTGAGCGGAATACCCTTCAGCATCTTGGCGGAACGGGTTTAGTCCTTCATACCGGTGTGACCGATGTTCAGGTGGTCGGCAACCGGTTTCGGGATCTGTCAGGAAGCGGAATCGTCATCGATAGTCTCCTGGAAAAACGCACGATCGATCCTCGATTTGTCTGCCAGAACATTCTCATCGCCAACAATCTCATTACAGACATCGGCCTCGATTACCGTTCCAGCATCGGAATCTTTGCAGGGTTCGTCTCGAATACCAGCATCGAACACAATGACATTCATGACACGCCCTATACTGGCATCAGCGTTGGATGGGGATGGACGGATGCGGATACCTTGCTCGGGGCAAACCGGATCGTCGGGAATCGCATCTATCGGGTCATGACCACCATGGCGGATGGCGCCGGAATCTATACCTTGTCAAAACAGTCAGGAACCATCATCCAAGATAATTACATATACGATCTCCTTCGCTCACCTTGGGCGGGGAATGCTCCAATCTCAGCAATTTACCTCGACGAGGGAAGCTCCGGAATTACTATGGCAAACAATGCACTCGAACGTGTGCCACTGGGGATCTTTCTCCATCGTGCCTCAGGAAATACAATCGTCAATACCGTTGGAACCTATGAGGAACGTTGGGGAGCAAAGAACAATAGCTTTCAGCTCGATCCAGAACATTCGCTCGACACCGTCAGATCGCAGGCCGGCCTTGAGCCTACATTCAAAGATCTCCACTCGATTGAGTAA